The nucleotide sequence CGCTGAAATTGaagagcactacaaatgaactctgaaaaggttgaaagttggcatggtatcatcatttcacccacgtagcatgtgcaaaaaagtagagagggttacgctAAAAACTAGATGCTCTTCGTGTataaactgcacaatctctttcgaagtatgagggtttcggacgaaaactcatctgttacaaaggcacttcatttttttaaacttattacaacaccagattttttgtgcgttcattatgcaccattcaaagccatttCATAAACCTTCAACCCTTTCCttccttcatttgctatttttcatgtatttaatgatttgttttgagctaaatgaccctgaaattgaagagcactacaaatgaactctcaaaaggttgaaagtttgaacggtatcatcatttcacccacatagcatgtgcaaaaaaagtagatagggttacggcaaaaactggatgcacttcgtgtacaaaatggacaatctctttcaaagtatcagggtttcacacgaaaactcatctgttacaaaggcacctCATTCTTTTAAACTTAtgacaactctagactttttgtgcgttcagtatgcaccattcaaagccacgtcctcaactttcaaccctttccaccttcatttgttatttttcatgcatttaatgatttgttttgagctaaatgaccctgaaactgaagagcactacaaatgaactcttaaaaggttcaaacttggcatggtgtcatcatttcacccacatagcatgtgaaaaaagtagagagggttacggcaaaaactggatgcacttcgtgtacaaaatggagaatctctttcgaagtatcagggtttcggacgaaaactcatctgttacaaaggcacctCATTCTTTTAAACTTAtgacaactccagactttttgtgcgttcagtatgcaccattcaaagcaacgtcattaaccttcaaccctttctgccttcatttgctatttttcatgcatttaatgatttgttttgaggtaaatgaccctgaaattgaagagcacaacaaatgaactctgaaaatgttgaaagttggcatggtatcatcatttcacccacatagcatgtgcaaaaaagtagaaagggttacggcaaaaactggatgcacttcgtgtaaaaaatggacaatctctttcgaagtatcagggtttcggacgaaaactcatctgttacaaaggcacttcattttttagaacttattagaactccagactttttgtgagttcagtatgcaccattcaaagccacgtcataaaGTTTAAACCCTTTccgccttcatttgctatttttcatgcatttgatgattcgttttgagctaaatgaccctgaaattgaagagCACTACAAATgacctctgaaaaggttgaaagttggcatggtatcatcattttacccacatagcatgtgcaaaaaagtagagagggttacggcaaaaactggatgcacttcgtgtacaaactggaaaatctctttcgaagtatcagggtttcggacgaaaacgcatctgttacaaaggcacttcattttttacacttattacaactccagactttttgtgcgttcagtatgcaccattcaaagccacatcatcaactttcaaccctttctgccttcatttgctattttgcatgcatttaatgatttgttttgagctaaatgaccctgaaactgaagagcactacaaatgaactctgaaaatgttgaaagttggcatggtatcatcatttcacccacatagcatgtgcaaaaaagtagagagggttacggcaaaaactggatgcactccgtgtacaaaatggataatctctttcgacgtatcagtgtttcggacgaaaactcatctgttacaaatgcacttcatttttttaaacttattacaactccaaactttttgtgcgttcagtatgcaccattaaaagccaagtcatcaactttcaaccctttccgccttcatttgctatttttcatgcatttaatgatatgttttgagctaaatgaccctaaaattgatgACTGAtgagcactacaaatgaactctgaaaaggctgaaagttggcatggtgtcatcatttcacccacatagcatgtgcaaaaaagtagagagggttacggcaaaaattgtgtgcacttcgtgtacaaaatgcacaatccctttcgaagtatcagggtttcggacgaaaactcatctgttgcaaaggcacttcatttttttaaacttattacaactccagactttttgtgcgttcagtatgcaccgatcaaagccacgtcatcaactttcaactcttcctgccttcatttgctatttttcatgcatttaatgatttctTTTGaggtaaatgaccctgaaattgaagagcactacaaatgaactctgaaaatgttgaaagttggcacggtatcatcatttcacccacatatcacgtgcaaaaaagtagagaggcttatggcaaaaactggatgcacttcatgtacaaaatggacaagttcttccgaagtatgagggtttcagacgaaaactcatctgttacaaaggcacttcatttttcaaaattattacaactccaaactttttgtgcgctcagtatgcaccattcaaagccacatcataaactttcaaccctttccgcCTTCATTTGCtatatttcatgcatttaatgatttgttttgagctaaatgaccctgaaattgaagagcactacaaataaactctggaaaggttgaaagttggcatgttatcatcatttcacccacttatcatgtgcaaaaaagtacagagggttacaacaaaaactggatgcacttcatgtacaaactggacaatctctttcgatgtatgagggtttcggacgaaaactcatctattacaaaggcacttcattttttaaacttattataactccagaatttttgtgcgttcagtatgcaccattcaaagccacatcatcaactttcaactctttcttccttcatttgctatttttcgtgcatttaatcatttgttttgagctaaatgaccctgaaattaaagAGCACTAcgaatgaactctcaaaaggttgaaagttggcacgatatcatcatttcacccacatagcacgtgcaaaaaagttgagagggttacagaaaaacctggatgcacttcatgtacaaactggacaatctctttcgaggtatcaggggttcggacgaaaactcatctgttacaaaggcacttcatttttttaaacttattacaactccagactttttgtgcattcagtatgcaccattcaaagccacatcatcgactTTAAACCCttccttcatttgctatttttcatacatttaatgatttgttttgagctaaatgaccctgaaattaaagtgcactacaaatgaactctaaaaatgttgaaagttggcatggtatcatcatttcacccacatagcatgtgcaaaaaagtagagagggttacggcaaaaactggatgcacttcgtgtacaaactggacaatctcattcgaagtatcagggtttcggacgaaaactcatctcttacaaaggcacttcattttttaaacttattacaactccagagtttttgtgcgttcagtatgcatcattcaaagccacgtcatcaactttcaaccctttctgccttcatttggtatttttcatgtatttaatgatttgttttgagctaaatgacgcTGAAATTGaagagcactacaaatgaactctgaaaaggttgaaagttggcatggtatcatcatttcacccacatagcatgtgctaaaaagttgagtgggttacgtcaaaaacaggatgcacttcgtgtacaaactggacaatctctttcgaagtatctgagttttggacgaaaactcatcggttacaaaggcacttcattttttaaacttattacaactccagattttttgtgcgttcagtatgcaccattcaatgccacgTCATAAACCTTCAACCCTTTTCttccttcatttgctatttttcatgtatttaatgatttgttttgagctaaatgaccctgaaattgaagagcactacaaatgaactctgaaaaggttgaaagttggcatggtatcatcatttcacccacatagcatgtgcaaaaaagtggaTAGGGTTAcgataaaaactggatgcacttcgtgtacaaaatggacaatctctttcgaagtatcagggtttcggacgaaaactcatctgttacaaaggcacttcatttttttaaacgtattagaactccagactttttatgcgttcagtatgcaccattcaaagccacgtcataaaGTTTCAACCCTTTccgccttcatttgctattttgcatgcatttaatgattcgttttgagctaaatgaccctgaaattgaagagcactacaaatgaactattaaaaggttgaaagttggcatggtatcatcattttacccacatagcatgtgcaaaaaagtagagagagttacagcaaaaactggatgcactttgtgtacaaactggacaatctctttcgaagtatcagggtttcggacgaaaacgcatcttttacaaaggcacttcatttttaaacttattacaactccagaatttttgtgcgttcagtatgcaccattcaaagccacatcatcaactttcaaccctttctgccttcatttgctatttttcgtgcatttaatcatttgttttgagctaaatgaccctgaaattgaagagcactacaaatgaactctgaaaatgttgaaagttggcatggtatcatcatttcacccacatagcatgtgcaaaaagtagagagggttacggcaaaaactggatgcacttcatgtacaaaatggacaatctctttcgacgtatcagggtttcggacgaaaactcatctgttacaaaggcacttcattttttaaaacttattacaactccaaactttttgtgcgttaagtatgcaccattcaaagccatgtcatcgaATTTCAacccttttgaaggaaatatgccgtagaggcaataacaaagttattatttatttcctcatatcatgataaatgtttattattcatgctagaattgtattaaccggaaacatgatacatgtgtgaatacatagacaaacatatagtcactagtatgcctctacttgactagctcattaatcaaagatggttatgtttcctaaccatagacatgtgttgtcatttgattaatgggatcacatcattaggagaatgatgtgattgacatgacccattccgttagcctagcacttgatcgtttagtatgttgctattgctttcttcatgacttatacatgttcctgtaactatgagattatgcaactcccgtttaccggaggaacactttgggtgctaccaaacgtcacaacgtaactgggtgattataaaggagtactacaggtgtctccaaaggtacatgttgggttggcgtatttcaagattaggatttgtcactccgattgtcggagaggtatctctgggtcctctcggtaatgcacatcactgtaagccttgcaagcaatgtgaccaatgagttggttacgagataatgcattacgtaacgagtaaagagacttgccggtaacgagattgaactaggtattggataccgatgatcaaatctcaggcaagtaacataccgatgacaaagggaacaacgtatgttgttatgcggtttgaccgataaagatcttcgttgaatatgtaggaaccaatatgggcatccaggttccgctatttgttattgaccgagaatagttctaggtcatgtctacatagttctcgaacccatagggtccgcacgcttaacgttacgatgactgttttattatgagtttataagttttgatgtaccgaagtttgttcggagtcccggatgtgatcacggacatgacgaggagtctcgaaatggtcgagacataaagattgatatattggacgactatattcggacaccagaagtgttccgggcgttttcggagaaaaccggagtgccggagggttaccggaacccccccgggagagataatgggccacatgggccttggtggaaagagagaggggcagccagggtgggccgcacgccccctctccctctggtccgaattggactaggagggggggcgacgcccccctctttccttcccccctctcccccttcctttcccctcctagtaggagtaggaaagggggattcctactcctactaggaggaggactcctcctccttggcgcgccctcaagggccggccggcctcccccctcccttctttatatacaggggcagaggggcaccccatgacacacaagttgatctacggatcgttccttagccgtgtgcggtgcccccctccaccatattccacctcggtcatatcgtcgcggagtttaggcgaagccctgcgccggtagaacatcatcattgtcatcacaccgtcgtgctgacagaactcatccccgaagctttgctggatcggagcccggggatcgtcatcgagctgaacgtgtgctgaactcggaggtgccgtacgttcggtacttggatcagtcggatcatgaagacgtacgactacatcaaccgcgttgtcataacgcttccgcttatggtctatgagggtacgtggataacactctcccctctcgttgctatgtcatcaccatgatcttgcgtgtgcgtaggaatttttttgaaattactatgttccccaacagtggtatcagagccaggttttatgcgtagatgtcatatgcacgagtagaacacaagtgagttgtgggcgatacaagtcatactgcttaccagtatgtcatactttggttcggcggtattgtgagatgaagcggcccagaccgacattacgcgtacgcttacgtgagactggtttcaccgttacgagcactcgtgcttaaaggtggctggcgggtgtctgtctctctcactttagctgaatcgagtgtggctgcgcccggtccttgcgaaggttaaaacagcactaacttgacgaactatcgttgtggttttgatgcgtaggtaagaacggttcttgctaagcccgtagcagccacgtaaaacttgcaacaacaaagtaaaggacgtctaacttgtttttgcagggcatgttgtgatgtgatatgatcaagacgtgatgctatattttattgtgatgtgatactggaatctggcactttgccatctgccatggcaaatggcaaaggcatggtcggcggatggcaaaggctttgccatctgccaccagatggcaaacagtttgtctgaaaccctaccggtaaaggcttctttgccatctgttggctgatggcaaagagcctgtggctttgccatctgctagcagatggcaaagcctcttaacggggttagccccgttagaaggctaacggcatactttgccatctgacagcagatggcaaaggcttcgggctctttgccgtctgccagcagatggcaaaggctgcatgctttgtcgtctgccagcagatggcaaagagctttgccatctgctggcagatggcaaagggcccaaataggccagcccaaattttacgtgtagatgacacgtggcctctttgccatctgccagctgatggcaaagctctttgccatctgccagcagatggcaaagtgcctatattgccccatttaattttgtttttttttatatcaattcattttcacagaaaatcaaacacaaatatatttatatgactaATATAGCATATTCaccacatattaccaatagtcatgaacacatatatatcgaacacatatccaacacatgttaccaatagtagcaagtttcatccatacatatacatagtttcatcaatattacacagtttcatcataggtagcaagtttcacaaagtcaaaacaaaaactaaagacaagcactccatcaacccaagcttccgtgatctgaagcaaatctacaaaatgggaaagagaaagttaaaagaagaagactagaagacaTATAGACAAGCACccgaagaaagttagaagaagactagaagacaCTAGCGGGTAGTGCGCGACGGCACGCCGCGCTCTATGGATTGGTAAGTTATTTGATTTTTGTAATGTTTGGTGAGTCGTCCCAAGACTTGATTAGTTGCAAAGTACAGTAGTTCATACAAGAAAAAGGTACACCTAGTTGGTACGTGCATAAGTGATCTACAATAGGTTGGCAATGGCTACTGCAGTTGGATATATAGAATCGCAAAGGACCTGAGATGTTGACCTTCTAGTTGGGTTTGTCTCTGGCAACTATGGACGCCTCGCTAGGTAGGAGAAACTTCCCAACTATTTGTCTCTTGTGCGTCTGTTGCCCGTGTAGATGATCTGTGTGTTGTTCCTAAGAAAGAAATGGTGTACAATTAACAGGGAAAGgacataactttcatggataaaaaaccAGCTCCCTGAAGGAAAAGAAAGGCAAAATAATGAAGAGAAACATCAGTTAAAATTAAGTTCAATATGTCTATTTTCTACTTGGGAGTTCAACATTTGCAATTACATCCCTTGAtttaaaattaaaaaaattcagaaGTACAAAACTGGGATAAAATGCATGCTCCTGAATGTAACACAATGCAGAGATTATGTTTCCTTTTGCAGGCATGCATGTATGTAGACATGGATGACAGAAAAGGTGTTTCTTCTTTCGATGAAGAAGAATCATAGATCTCCGACCGCAGCTTAAGTTTGGAATTTCTGTTGACCCCAGCCTGTTAAAATTTATACATGCATATCAACCAGTGGAACTCCTCACTTCGGGGAGCTGGGGCAGGCCGGTGGGTACCTCATGGGATGTGGGGCAGGCCGTCCCCATGCTCTCTCTCTGCTGTTTATGTAGCAATTCGCCTTGTAGTCTGAAGCATACGAACTTGTATCAGCATCTATATGTTTATGTCCCTATCATCTTATATTTGGATAAAATTATTACTGAATAAAATAGCATCAAGAAAAAAACAAGAGGAACATATGATCAAAATGCGGTCTGTTAGTGTGCTAATATGCATCTTTGGTGGTACTTTTGCTAAAAACTGAGTGCCCAAATGAAAGTAAGTGCAACCAGGAGAAAGTAAAACAACCATACACTGCCTAAAAACATAGTACAAACTTCACTGACCCTGCTGAAGACGAAAACAAGAGGCTGGATGAAGAAGCTGCTCCACAGTACTCAAGGATCGTGGTGAGAGACGAAAACTTAGAGCTTCATGGAGAAATTGCATGTCTGAaggttgtagatagggctagtCAATCAGTTCAGGTACAAAAAGGGCCCCAGACTGCAGCAAAATGAACTGAAAAGATATCTTCTGAACCTATAAAAGCTCCAGTTTCTCTAGCAAGGGGAAAATTCAGAGTTATACCTATTGAGTAGATTTCCAGGCCCGACAGTATGCAGTGTGCATGCGAACTCGACCTCAAAACAGAATACAATACGTGCTGGCGGCTGATAGCTTTCCGATTGGAACACACAATACGGCTCCCTGCAAAAAGCAAAAAACACAATATGGCTTGGCTGATTGATTTTTATTGACTTGATTCCCGGGAGGATTACTTACGCTCAAGATGAGAAAGGCACACCTCCGTACGCCTGAATCAAGTGCATTGGTATACACTAGGCCGTTGCCACACATCCTGGAGATACAAGGCACGTCAACAACGCATCTATACGCGGCAACGTTGCAGACACATAGACGGTCAATCGCACGCACAATGTCTGTACCATATCAGCACATCCTGTACAATATAACTGCTATGACATCAAGTGCATCGGTACCATGACGCCACCGTAACACCGTACCACTCTATACTAACTTCTAACTGGACACGCAGCAACAAAACAACAACCAGAGTTTAACTCACCCATGTACAGACAGACTCTGTTAATAAGGCAGGAACAACAATTCATTGTGATACAGCAAAGACAGTCAAGCAATATAGCCCTGATCAAATCAGAACCAGCAACAGGAACGTCACTACATTAAGCAACACCAAGACAATTGACAAAATATCATCAGTCTAGTCTGATCCAATCAACTCACCATCAACAACCACGGGAACTTTGAC is from Triticum aestivum cultivar Chinese Spring chromosome 1B, IWGSC CS RefSeq v2.1, whole genome shotgun sequence and encodes:
- the LOC123146727 gene encoding uncharacterized protein — protein: MVGFLPGSDDWTDVVAYKLAKAVTNGLPYLPLPAPQPQPDPQAVKVPVVVDGSRIVCSNRKAISRQHVLYSVLRSSSHAHCILSGLEIYSIDMQFLHEALSFRLSPRSLSTVEQLLHPASCFRLQQDYKANCYINSRERAWGRPAPHPMRNNTQIIYTGNRRTRDK